In one Methanomicrobia archaeon genomic region, the following are encoded:
- a CDS encoding TIGR00270 family protein, with protein sequence MTECEVCGAEIIGKAQYVQIGSSKLRVCKTCARYGSVVVEDARAPAHAYAQAQAQTRTIPGIGHAQLAAQARRKLYEQMDREIEEGLEIDEDYGRKIREARERAGLKQAELAQKINEKQSLLRKIEHEEILPTDEVRVKIARVLNITL encoded by the coding sequence ATGACCGAGTGTGAGGTATGTGGTGCGGAAATAATAGGAAAGGCGCAATACGTCCAAATCGGCAGCTCAAAACTGCGTGTCTGTAAAACGTGCGCACGATACGGGTCTGTCGTGGTGGAAGATGCACGAGCACCGGCGCACGCGTACGCTCAAGCTCAAGCTCAAACGAGAACCATTCCGGGTATCGGACACGCGCAGCTCGCAGCGCAGGCAAGGCGGAAATTATACGAGCAGATGGACCGTGAGATAGAAGAAGGGCTTGAGATAGATGAGGATTACGGGCGAAAGATAAGAGAAGCGAGGGAGCGAGCCGGGCTGAAGCAGGCAGAGCTCGCACAGAAGATAAACGAGAAACAATCGTTGCTGCGGAAGATAGAGCACGAGGAGATACTGCCCACCGACGAGGTGCGGGTGAAAATAGCGCGTGTTCTGAACATCACCCTTTAA
- a CDS encoding proteasome-activating nucleotidase, with translation MKASSSGATSSDEYSRYLQDQIKRLEDANTRLKERLESSEREGRYYEDMRTRYESEIRKLRSELEKLRAPPLIIGTVVEIIDEKQMVVRSSTGPRFVVNYSHFIDSQEVFPGAQVGLNQQSLAVVSVLSSAKDPLVYGMTVIESPDVCYDMIGGLAEQINEIREVVELPLTEPERFARIGVVPPKGVLLVGKPGTGKTMLAKAVANSTAATFIRIVGSELVQKYIGEGARMVRELFELAKEKAPSILFIDEIDAIAARRIEDGTSGEREVQRTMMQLLAEIDGFDQRGEVRIIGATNRPDILDPALLRPGRFDRIIEVPMPKEIARREIFKIHTAKMKRSSALNIDRLVALTENFNGVGVGATGADIKAICIEAGMLAARNNDEKKKKEAVEMEDFEQAIKKVKESKEWNYAKAAGVMFA, from the coding sequence ATGAAAGCGAGCAGTAGTGGTGCAACATCAAGTGATGAGTACTCGCGATACCTGCAGGACCAGATAAAGCGGTTGGAGGATGCGAATACCCGTCTGAAAGAGAGATTGGAGAGTTCAGAGCGAGAAGGGCGGTATTACGAGGATATGCGCACTCGCTACGAGAGCGAGATAAGGAAGTTGCGGTCAGAACTGGAGAAGTTGCGAGCACCACCGCTGATTATCGGCACGGTCGTCGAGATAATAGATGAAAAACAGATGGTAGTGCGGAGCAGCACGGGCCCTCGGTTCGTGGTCAATTACTCGCATTTCATCGATTCCCAGGAAGTCTTCCCCGGCGCACAGGTTGGCTTGAATCAGCAATCGCTGGCCGTGGTAAGTGTCCTCTCGTCCGCGAAAGATCCTCTAGTATACGGAATGACGGTAATCGAATCCCCGGATGTGTGCTATGACATGATAGGCGGGTTGGCTGAGCAGATAAACGAGATAAGAGAAGTAGTTGAACTCCCCCTGACCGAGCCAGAGCGGTTTGCGCGTATCGGTGTAGTGCCCCCGAAAGGCGTTCTTCTGGTAGGAAAGCCTGGCACGGGAAAAACGATGCTTGCAAAAGCAGTAGCAAACAGCACAGCCGCCACGTTCATACGAATCGTCGGCTCTGAGTTGGTACAGAAGTACATCGGCGAGGGTGCGCGAATGGTGCGGGAACTGTTTGAATTGGCAAAGGAAAAAGCCCCATCTATTCTGTTCATTGACGAGATCGATGCGATAGCAGCGCGAAGAATCGAAGACGGCACCTCGGGCGAGCGGGAGGTGCAGCGGACAATGATGCAACTATTAGCAGAAATAGACGGATTTGACCAGAGAGGGGAGGTGCGGATAATCGGAGCCACGAATAGACCGGATATTCTCGATCCTGCTTTGCTCCGACCCGGACGATTTGACCGCATCATAGAAGTGCCGATGCCCAAGGAGATAGCACGAAGGGAGATATTTAAGATTCACACAGCCAAAATGAAAAGGTCGAGTGCCCTAAATATTGATAGATTAGTAGCACTCACGGAAAATTTCAATGGAGTGGGAGTTGGCGCTACTGGTGCTGATATAAAGGCAATATGTATCGAGGCGGGTATGCTTGCAGCGCGAAATAATGACGAGAAGAAGAAAAAGGAAGCAGTAGAAATGGAAGACTTCGAGCAAGCAATAAAGAAGGTAAAGGAAAGCAAGGAGTGGAATTATGCGAAAGCGGCGGGCGTAATGTTCGCGTAA